The Mya arenaria isolate MELC-2E11 chromosome 15, ASM2691426v1 genomic sequence CATAGTTCATGTTATGACCTCGATCTTCATGTCAACTTGATATCTGTTTGAAGAAGACCGCTAGTTTAGCTTCCAAATGTGCAATATCTTAATGTGTTAGTTATTATAGGTGTTTTTAGATGCGCATTATTAGTCCATAGACTTACATCTGTGTGGAGTGAGCCCATAGTTCATGTTATGACCTCGATCTTCATGTCAACTTGATATCTGTTTGAAGAAGACCGCTAGTTTAGCTTCCAAATGTGCAATATCTTAATGTGTTAGTTATTATAGGTGTTTTTAGATGCGCATTATTAGTCCAGTTCTAATTGTCCATGTATTTCGTGTGgaagtttatttcaatttcgAACTAAGTACCACGAAATGCCTTTTTGATCATGCAATTTACGGCGTGcgatttcatttttattaaaaataacggGATACAAATTTAGTAAAATTTAATATGGCTCTAGTGCAACCGTGTTTcatgtgtttaaattgttttaccaAGCAACAATGGAAATCAATGAAGCAGAAACCACTCGAAAAGTCGAAAAACGTCTGTGATTGTGTTTAGGTCTTTGAAAATCATACGCGAAATCTGATTTTATGTGGTACCAATCTTGTGCTGGGTAACAAGGCACATGCATGTCTTGTTACGGTGAGTGGTGCAATGAACATGTTAACTGAttgaaaaatgcaaatttaacgTTAACTTTTCAATATAGTCTCTACGATGACCGAAATCATCACAACTCTTTCCAAACACACAACAGTTTATTACTCCTTTGAAGACCTAATGATAACAAGACAAGAATTTGAATTAGAAACGGCCTTCCTATTTTAAAGCAGTTGTCAGTTCATTGCCTTACCTCATTGTGGAGTTAGCCCATAGTTCATGTAATGGCATCGTTAAGAGATCGTTTTTTATGTTGACTTGATATCTTGTTGAATGCATAACGAGAACAAGAATGCTATTTTAGCTTCCAAATGTGCAATATTTTAGTGTATTTGGAagatttatttcagttgtttttAGATGCGCATAAATAGTcaggttatattttgtttatatacttCGATTTTCTGTACTTTATGTGTAAGTATGTTAGATAACGAGATGAGGATTACAAAATGCGTCTTGTATGAATTTATGCTgtcattcattatttttcaaaagtcaATCTCACATTTCAAACCACAACGTGTGCCAATTCAACAAGTGACTTTGAAAAAAACTAAGATTGGGTGAAAAGGCGTATGCTAAAATCCCTCAAACACGATTGATTATacacataaatttaaaataaataaataaaagagttGTTCTCCATATTAGAAGCAGTTATAAATATACCTTTCGAAATTGAACCGTACCAATCAATTGTCGcaaaaaatatgtgaattttgtatatatttatgataacaGTTTAGCAATTTTAAAGATgtgatattaaatgaaatattttaataccaCATTACTTTGTTTCTGTACTTTGTACGAAAAGTCAGGAACAATTTTTGGACTCGTAACGGCCATCGAACAACAAAACAGCAATACGGCGATGAAAATGAGTACTTGCTTCGAACAGAGCGATTGCATGTTCAAGCACCATATATTATTGTGTTCTTTTGTATTAGAACAAGGCTAACTGATGAGTTTTACTATCGGacttatttcttaattaaatgttgttttatacgTTCTGTTAATGTATAAAAGCGGAGTCATTTCCTTTTTTTCCCAATAAATTCAGCTAAAACTAGTTTTGATTGATAATTCCTAAAACAATGCCTTTGCACAAACCCATTTATAACCTGATTAACGAATTGTATTTTAGATGCGCTTCACATTACCACACTTACAAGGTTAGCTGGATATAAATGAATCTCCATTGTTGCAAACTGTCCTATACTTTACTATGGTCATACAGATTTGTTTATCAAGAATGCACACCGATAAATACAAAGCCCTCTTAAATATTTGGGCATAATATCACTCAAAACATTGATGCTTAATATATTGACGCCTCTGTTTAAAGAAATTCAGTGCTAGTTCATACTTATAGCCCTAAAGGAGCAGTTTGCAACATACATCGACAGCAATGGAGACGAGCGGGCTAGCATGCAAGAGGTTCCCAGCTACCTTAGAAAGTATAAACCAGACGTTACGCCATGACAAGTGAGGGAGTTCATTGCTCGGAGGGATAAAGACGGTACGTATGTGTCTttatgttttggttttattgctcgataaattaagaaaaacaattaatacaaaatactCATACACTGAAATTGTGAacgaaacaaaaatatgattttatactAGAACATATTCGGTATAATCTTTATGATTGAGTGAAGCGAGAAAGCTCGGTCCTTGGGATTCGATCTAATATTTCCGTAGAAAGTAACATGTTTTCAGCAGGCTGGGAACCAAATTTTGACGGCTTGTTGTAGTTGTAAAGCTGCAAATCTTTACGACGAAGCTTGGTGCTTAAAGATTGATCTTGGCGAAATATGTAGGTTTTAATCTAAATCTAGATTGATTAGCAAGTGATTTAAGTATGGTAGTAAaacgtttatttcaatatgttctACTGCCTATGTGCTGACAAGCTCGATCTACGGTCTGTTTGCCCGAACCAAACTGAACTCAAAACTCGTTTACATCCAATTTGTTTGATATGATCGCAATTTTATTGCACTCTTAATTCCTTGATTATAGTACTTGATTCCTTccattcaaagacatttttgcAAATTTCAATGATATTAGCAAAGcattattatgataatgattCCCTTTTCTatgtaaaataacacaattttgataaaccattttttcagaagaaatatctaaatattaGTAGAAAAAACAggtagtttttgtttttgccaCTTCATGCACTAATACAATTAATAAGGTCCACGTTAAATGATAtagataacttttatttaaaccTCAAAAGTTGTGTAGTGACAAACAATGTCAATGAACTCCAAATTTTGCTGTGTACGGTTGCTGCGGTGCTTGTTTTGCGGGCCTAGCTATACTCATATTCTTTCTCCCGCTTTTCTCTTCTCTTTCCGCCATTCTATCCCCCTCCATCACACTCTGAAATTAACTTTAGCTCATTCCTCCTGTCTCTCATCATCATCTCTCTTTCCCTTCATGTCATCACTAACCCCTCTCCTCATCCTCCTTCTTCAACTCCTCATATCCTGCATCTTCCAATTccctattttattttattcaactcTTCACTAAACCTTTTTCCAACCCACCCTCATGAACTCTTCACGTCCTGCATCTTCCATTCCTCtatcttgttttcatttattactGGCTCTTCCCTCACCTAACCTTCCTTGTACTACTCCCCCTGTATCTATCTCTGTCTCTGTTTGTCTCGCTGtgtttctctctctctctctctctctctctctctctctctctatttTCGGACAACTTCTCGTCATGGCCCCTTTCTCTCTCCACTCGTTTGGCCTTCATCTGCATGCTCGAACATTTATTCAATCTCTTCAAACCGTCCGATAGGGTAATACAAACTTCATCAGATGTCCTTTCCCGAGAGCAATCAATAAAAAAACGCCAGAACACAGTATCAGAACAAATGCCATTCGAATTGCCCCCACCCCCACTTAATTCGTTTGCATTGCGGGACCCAAGCTTGTAAATGATGAGGCTATAAACACATATGCCTGTTGTTCTGGCAATTTCAGTGATTAAAATACACCAATCAAAAACCAACGgaatttaaaagtgttttaaatcCATGATTAATTTGTACTGAATATCTTCATTGCATAAGAGCGACATACTTGCATTTATTTGCCTTTAAAATAATCtgttttgttcaaaactttTGTTGTTTTAGTACTAGAAAAATAAAGATAAGTACAGGTTGACTATAGTCAATagttacaaaacaaaagttgGAATTTAAATAGGATTCAGggataaaacattttcatatttgaagAACTCTTTTGTCATACAGAGCGGATGGAAGGCGGTAAGAGGCTCCCTATGGATATTTCCTTCAAGCAAATAGTGAAACTACTCGTGAAACTCTTTTTATATGACCACTCCTGAAATAAACCTCGaacttacactgaaatcaacacatATCCTATATATATCTCACAAAAATTTATTGTTAGATACACTAGTCTGTGATTCGCTTTGCATTTGTGCAGTATAAACTCCGTGATAATCGCTGACGAAGGCATTTCAAACACGCAATACAAACTTTTTGTAATTGTGTTACTTAATCAAGACAACAAAGTGTAAAGCAGATGATAAATGCCTAATAGACAATAAATGTACTTTGGAAGACAATTCAGAGTTTATCAATGTCATAAATGTTTAACCtccctaaaaaaaataaagaaacacttGAGCAAAAGGGGGTTCAGCAGTTTGAATCTTCAGAAATATTTGTTATCCCGTTTTAATTGCTGACAATGTtcagtttgttttaaagaagTCTATACTACATCGTTCCGAATTAAGAACATCCATTGTCGATGAATGATTAACTATTTATCGATTCTTAGGATAGTACCTGTTAAAACACACGTGTAACTAATAATGGTCAAAGGAGAAGACGAATTTCAAAATGCCTATACAATTATAccttattaaaattatttgaataaaatgtccGAATCATTGAATTCTGGCTTCATGTGTGCATGTCTACATTCAATAGAAAGAAGATACAAAAATACACTAAtgtaaattaaagttaaatgtcATCCCAGAACAGAAACACGTGTTTCTGGAACAATCACTCGTGTCAACTTATATATATCGTGACgcttaataaaacattcatgGGTTTCGCAGCCACATCTCACATATTCATATCCTCCCACGAGGCACATGTCAATGTCAATAACTCAAACACAAGCAAATAAACGTtcttattaaatgaaaactcTCAAAAGATTAACTACTGTCCGTTCAGACTGACTTCAACGACAAATAACTGATATTTATAACAGGAAGGGTGTTGTAATTTGTTCTGGATACTGATTTAGAAAGTGACAAAGTATTGCTGTTTTAACATCGATTTATGGGAACCGTCAATTTTGAGAGTGGCatttaagaaagaaattaaaactAGATAGTACACGCATCTGATGAATTGAAGAACAATTATAAAGCAGTCATTAAATGACAtcatatgtaaattatttttttttataagcaaAACAAAGGCTTGTGTACTCTGACATAAATCATGGATCACTTATCGCAACAACATACTTGCACTTCTAAAATGTCTGCAATTGTTCAAACTTTGGAAAATATTTCGGATATTCCGAAATTCACGAATTTAAAGCCCAGGTAAATGCGTTCAttcagaaaacaacaatattttacgAAGACTCCACtcttagaaaaaaaaagaattatatgTAACAACTACTCGGGAATTCCGATTTAAAATATGGTCATACGATAAGTTTGATGATAAGACTGGGTCACATTACAAAACAACGCCttaatgtatgtgttgtaacattatttttaaacaacagacattttcaacataaacaGAAACAAATCAGACAACAGGCAGACAGCAATCTTAATGAGAAACGAACGAAACACCACAACCAGCTCAGAAAATCcacattaatttcaataaactGTTTATCAGTGAAAGGTACTACGTTGAAATGGTCTTCATATCGCGGTTGAGTATTAAAACTTGTTTGATAACTCGATTACGATCATGTCACGACATTTATTATCCAAATCTTTCAAAGCACAAGGTCACCAACACACCATATCAAACGAGGATCACAAAAGTAACATTCACAggagtaaatatttatatgttttaatgtcaaAGACTGTTCGCTTAAACCGGTGTGCGGTTCTCCAATTTAAGGCGACGGGTCCGCGGACTATATTCCCGACTATCTGATGGAGGTTAGCTCCCCTGATTTCGATGTGGCCACCGCGAAAGAGTGGTTCAGTCTAGAGGACACAAATGGGGACGGGTATGTGATACGCGATGAGCTCATCAACATTGCTACGAAGGTTGGTGCAGTATAGTTGAGATGACGTCAAAATAGTCGGATTTAAGTTCGTTATCGGTATGGaaatggaaatatgcaaatttctTGACTTCAATGAATAGATTCATAACTCTTAATGAACTTACCTGAGACGGACATAGTCCGAATCAATCAAGGGACATTGCAATTAATAGGGAACCAGCTGTCAATCAAGTAGCAAGTGAACcaattaatactttttaagtaaaaaataaatatgtttacacaTTCGGTACAACCGAAACAACTTAATTAcaaaacattctttttaaatatttaatgatccCGCCTAGGGTTATATAAGACAGATGTTTACGGCATGAGATcaacacatttgaaaagatttcaCAACAGCTGCAGGTAATTGAATAGCGTTATTTAGGAAccatacaaatatatttcataaacttcAGAGTATGAAAAGGTCGATCCCATCTTATTTCGTTGATACTTccttgttttgctttttttgtttCTATGGTGAACGGTTTCTACATGGCGGCGGACACCAACGGAGACGGGAAGCTGTCTTGGACAGGTAGGCTACTGGTCTACGTCTGAGTTGTGATTATTATTCagctttgtttgttttacaatcaaGCATTGTATTAtggtttgtatattttattaatacgTGCTAAAATGATACACATCAAGACATTCTTTCATGGTGGGATATCTTAAAAGCAATATGACGCTTATTGCTctattacattttatgaataccagacACGAGTACAGACGTTTCTAAGTTGAAGATTAAGATGAACATATTTAGCCATCTTCTATAATGCATTTCTATTTCTGTTTGCGCTACAGCaagttaaatgattttaaataaaatctgcATTGTGAATGAACACGTGTTTTCTTAAAGCgaattacataatatttttattgttatttatttaaaaacgcttaaaaatataatattgctgCTTTAATTAGCAGCTGCCAATTATTTCGTTGATTTGGTTACAGTTGGCCAAAaagattataaattatattgaacaattttaatttttgcaaACTAGCCAAGATATTACATTTGGATAATTTTTCCCTTTTCATGCAAACGACTGCAACTGGCACTTGCATCAAACTGGTTAGATTAttgataattcaatatttattttataattatcattagcAATCAAATCACTGACTGGTGCAAACAAGCCAAACAAAGGTATATGCATAACTAATCCAGTGTTATGCAATCGGATGCAGCTGTTTATGTTATGATAACATGACATTCATCATTTTCTTAACATGTAATTGTTTGTCAGAATCGTTAGAACATGAATAGAATTTTCGACGTTAATGGGGGAAAAGattcaatttatatatttattattacactcacaatacaatatatcatttttaaaaattatttacaatgtatttaaataatctCATTTGAGTGTTTTTATAGAATTGAATTTAAGCAAAAAAACtatgattgtttaaaatgaGTGTATCTTTTACTTTGTACGCGCCTGAgacattttttgcattataaaattTTGATGACCGCTGCTGCATCTCCTAAAACGTTTGATGACTTGGGTAAAATCACGTCAATCAGTATCCTTTATGAGTGGTTTGAGCGACAGTGTTAAACGTTGGCACAGTTGGTAGGGATTGA encodes the following:
- the LOC128219230 gene encoding LOW QUALITY PROTEIN: uncharacterized protein LOC128219230 (The sequence of the model RefSeq protein was modified relative to this genomic sequence to represent the inferred CDS: substituted 1 base at 1 genomic stop codon) — its product is MRFTLPHLQALKEQFATYIDSNGDERASMQEVPSYLRKYKPDVTPXQVREFIARRDKDGDGSADYIPDYLMEVSSPDFDVATAKEWFSLEDTNGDGYVIRDELINIATKVGAV